One window from the genome of Leuconostoc suionicum encodes:
- a CDS encoding glycoside hydrolase family 43 protein, with translation MLKIKNPIISGMAPDPSIIRVENKYYIATSTFHWTPAIQIFESTDLKNWQLIDHVLKKEEISLKGTNTPAGIWAPHLSYDAHKKRYWIAYSHMLNMAGREFNADSYALWSESIHGPWSEPIYLTSVGFDPSIFHDDDGKKYIAILEWESRPNYQAPGHIVIAEFNFEKQKIVGSWHRVTTGFTSRGAAEAPIIYKRNGYYYLMIAAGGTGYAHGVEIGRSKDIFGPYESHPSGEPIITSSPEHLFSLGDPDAGQFEMYNPNSNIQKSGHGSLVETPNGEWYVAHLMSRPLPGTTLNPLGRETGIQKVNWTADDWLQMADGTNFAKENIDGPQQKEATIKYSEDITEDFNEPHYDKRFLSPYRFQNKTWVNHSENTDYLRIYGGESLFSQMNPSILATRATSFTYSLETEVEIHPNHYSESAGAGLYYDANNWLYANLYWSESLNAITLGLTQAKLGEKKIYQYVKVPIAIGHVQIKFVYNFGEATVFYRMSADGEWLILLENIDVNYLSDEGVNGEKGEIGGFTGLFNFIAVTDAHQHDGYGDFSFYKVTNL, from the coding sequence ATGTTAAAAATAAAAAACCCGATTATTTCTGGAATGGCACCTGATCCATCCATCATCAGGGTAGAAAATAAATATTATATTGCTACTTCAACCTTTCATTGGACACCTGCAATTCAGATATTTGAATCAACTGATTTAAAAAATTGGCAATTAATTGATCATGTTTTGAAAAAAGAAGAAATTTCTTTGAAAGGAACAAACACGCCAGCAGGAATTTGGGCGCCACATCTATCCTATGATGCACACAAAAAACGTTATTGGATTGCTTATTCGCACATGTTAAACATGGCAGGTCGAGAATTTAATGCTGATTCGTATGCGCTTTGGTCGGAAAGTATTCATGGTCCTTGGTCAGAGCCAATCTACCTCACATCAGTTGGCTTTGATCCATCTATTTTTCATGACGATGATGGCAAGAAGTATATTGCTATCTTAGAATGGGAGTCAAGACCAAATTATCAAGCACCAGGACATATTGTCATAGCTGAATTCAACTTTGAAAAGCAGAAAATTGTTGGTTCGTGGCATCGAGTGACTACCGGATTTACTTCGAGGGGTGCTGCTGAAGCACCAATAATTTACAAAAGAAACGGTTACTATTATCTTATGATTGCAGCTGGGGGTACTGGTTATGCACATGGTGTCGAAATTGGCCGATCAAAAGACATATTTGGACCTTATGAATCACATCCAAGTGGCGAACCAATTATTACTTCCTCACCAGAACACCTTTTTTCCCTAGGAGATCCTGATGCAGGGCAATTTGAGATGTATAATCCAAATTCTAATATACAAAAGTCGGGCCACGGTTCTTTGGTAGAGACACCCAACGGTGAGTGGTACGTTGCACATTTGATGTCACGGCCCTTGCCTGGTACGACATTAAATCCATTAGGACGAGAAACTGGTATCCAGAAAGTAAATTGGACGGCTGACGACTGGTTACAAATGGCTGACGGCACAAATTTTGCTAAGGAAAATATCGATGGCCCACAACAAAAAGAAGCAACAATAAAATATTCTGAAGATATTACGGAGGACTTTAATGAGCCTCATTATGACAAGCGATTTTTATCTCCGTATCGTTTTCAGAATAAAACATGGGTCAATCATTCGGAAAATACAGATTACTTAAGAATTTATGGTGGCGAGTCACTTTTCTCACAAATGAATCCAAGTATTTTAGCTACACGAGCTACATCGTTCACTTATTCTCTAGAAACTGAAGTGGAAATTCATCCAAATCATTATTCTGAATCAGCTGGAGCAGGGCTATATTATGACGCTAATAATTGGCTGTATGCAAACTTATACTGGTCAGAATCATTAAACGCGATAACATTAGGTTTAACACAAGCAAAGTTGGGTGAGAAAAAAATTTATCAGTATGTTAAGGTGCCTATTGCAATTGGGCACGTTCAAATAAAATTTGTCTATAATTTTGGTGAAGCGACAGTGTTTTATAGAATGTCTGCTGACGGTGAATGGTTGATATTACTAGAAAATATTGATGTTAATTATTTATCCGATGAAGGGGTTAATGGTGAAAAAGGTGAAATTGGAGGTTTCACAGGGCTCTTCAACTTCATAGCGGTCACTGATGCACATCAGCATGATGGTTACGGCGACTTTTCGTTCTATAAGGTAACGAATCTTTGA
- a CDS encoding MFS transporter, translating into MDKAVDAQIKLGKKDGFRFTISYFLFSLLWMAGLAIIAAVLLPQHLRNVVGAEGSTAVFGVLNAATAITSLLSNLIVGNLSDRTRSRFGQRTPWIIAGGVIGGVSLFAIGLFQNVWLIGVSYCISMVGLNMMIAPAMATLSDRVPENLRATTSAFYSAGTTVGTSLGTLIGARFITLQTPGFITAGILMGIAGIATVIVWPHERSAKSLPSVTGGIKELLASFRPPLKGARDFWLAFTGRSLLIFSYYMILNYQLYILLSYIGQSETAAAATISVMSIVTMVVGLVGSLVSGSLSDKFGRRKLPVNIATLLMSIGFLLPWIMKSPFSMILFAGFSGLGYAVYGAVDQALNIDVLPNKTESGKDLGILNMATTLGQTVGPIVTSILVGFGGYNLVFPTAVVFSALAMIFIQMIKSTK; encoded by the coding sequence ATGGATAAGGCAGTAGATGCTCAAATTAAATTGGGTAAAAAAGATGGATTTCGATTCACGATATCCTATTTCTTGTTCTCATTGTTGTGGATGGCTGGGTTGGCAATTATAGCTGCTGTTCTTTTGCCACAACATTTGCGAAATGTGGTTGGAGCCGAAGGATCCACAGCCGTGTTTGGTGTTTTAAATGCTGCAACCGCAATAACCTCATTATTATCAAACTTAATCGTTGGTAATTTATCAGATCGCACACGTTCTCGCTTTGGTCAACGTACACCATGGATTATTGCAGGTGGTGTTATCGGTGGTGTATCCTTGTTTGCTATCGGTCTGTTTCAAAATGTTTGGTTGATCGGTGTTAGTTACTGTATCAGTATGGTTGGTTTAAATATGATGATTGCGCCAGCTATGGCGACTCTATCAGATCGAGTTCCTGAAAACTTGCGTGCAACAACATCAGCATTTTATTCAGCTGGTACTACCGTTGGAACGTCGCTTGGAACCTTGATTGGTGCCCGCTTTATTACGTTGCAGACTCCAGGATTTATTACGGCCGGTATCCTAATGGGTATTGCAGGCATCGCGACAGTTATCGTTTGGCCACATGAGCGTTCTGCAAAGTCATTACCATCAGTTACAGGTGGCATTAAGGAATTATTAGCTTCATTCCGTCCACCACTTAAAGGCGCCCGTGATTTTTGGTTAGCCTTTACCGGCAGGTCATTATTAATTTTTTCATACTACATGATTTTGAATTATCAATTATATATTTTATTAAGTTATATTGGTCAAAGTGAAACAGCTGCCGCTGCAACTATTTCGGTTATGTCAATCGTGACAATGGTTGTCGGACTAGTTGGTTCATTAGTTTCAGGCAGTTTGTCAGATAAATTTGGTCGTCGAAAGCTGCCAGTAAATATTGCAACCTTGCTCATGTCAATTGGGTTTTTGTTACCATGGATTATGAAGTCGCCATTCTCAATGATTCTATTTGCAGGATTCTCAGGATTAGGTTATGCGGTGTATGGTGCGGTTGATCAGGCATTGAATATAGACGTTTTGCCTAACAAGACTGAATCGGGTAAGGATTTAGGGATTTTGAACATGGCAACCACATTAGGCCAGACAGTTGGTCCAATTGTTACAAGTATTTTAGTTGGATTCGGCGGATATAATTTGGTATTTCCAACAGCTGTTGTATTTTCTGCACTAGCTATGATATTTATCCAAATGATTAAGTCGACAAAGTAA
- a CDS encoding glycoside hydrolase family 5 protein, with protein MIKGVNLGGWLVLEKWMSPQLFDGVEAEDEYYLPRDLSETDYKTRINMHRANFITEADFLNIASLGLDTIRIPVPYFIFGDVPPFIGAIDYLDKAFSWAEAYNLKILIDLHTVPGSQNGFDNGGISGVQNWAQHSDQVDFAISVLRRLAERYGQRAGLYGIEVLNEPATAEMFQTMLNRYKPRDPEMALENAPITFKFLYEFYKQAYTKLREVLPVDKVVMFHDGFDISKWMDFFKQNEFENVVLDTHQYLMIAEMKTGELTLDSYHQYMNEVGDAIAKVKEFVPVVVGEWTLFNSLATGSDTKGGVSPVQQVFDQEVEIDQNNALSIYQDLWNLQIEQWQRVDGYFFWSYKINIDTINDKEWFGWDSWSLERSVNKKWAKI; from the coding sequence ATGATTAAAGGTGTTAATTTAGGTGGATGGCTCGTTTTGGAAAAATGGATGTCACCACAATTGTTTGATGGTGTAGAAGCAGAAGATGAGTATTACTTGCCACGTGATTTAAGTGAGACAGACTACAAAACACGCATAAATATGCACCGGGCTAATTTTATTACGGAGGCTGATTTCTTAAATATCGCAAGTTTAGGACTAGACACGATACGTATTCCAGTTCCTTATTTTATCTTTGGTGATGTGCCACCATTTATTGGTGCCATCGATTATCTTGATAAAGCCTTTAGTTGGGCTGAAGCATATAACCTCAAAATTCTAATTGATTTGCATACAGTTCCTGGGAGTCAAAATGGTTTTGACAATGGTGGTATATCTGGTGTTCAGAACTGGGCACAACATTCAGACCAAGTAGATTTTGCTATTTCAGTTTTGCGTCGTTTGGCCGAACGTTATGGGCAAAGAGCTGGGTTATATGGTATTGAAGTATTAAATGAACCTGCAACAGCCGAAATGTTTCAAACAATGCTTAATCGGTATAAACCTCGTGATCCAGAAATGGCATTGGAAAACGCACCAATTACCTTTAAGTTTCTATACGAATTTTATAAGCAAGCATACACCAAATTACGAGAAGTACTACCGGTAGACAAGGTGGTTATGTTTCATGATGGATTTGATATTTCAAAATGGATGGACTTTTTTAAGCAAAATGAATTTGAGAATGTTGTTTTAGATACCCACCAATATCTAATGATTGCTGAAATGAAGACAGGTGAGTTAACACTTGATTCGTATCATCAATACATGAATGAAGTTGGGGATGCGATTGCTAAAGTCAAAGAATTTGTTCCAGTAGTAGTGGGTGAATGGACTTTGTTCAATTCTTTGGCTACAGGTTCAGATACCAAAGGTGGTGTTAGTCCTGTCCAACAGGTATTTGATCAGGAAGTAGAGATTGATCAAAACAATGCGCTAAGTATTTATCAAGATCTTTGGAACTTACAAATTGAGCAGTGGCAACGTGTTGATGGTTATTTTTTCTGGAGTTACAAAATTAATATTGACACAATTAATGATAAGGAATGGTTCGGCTGGGATTCTTGGTCACTCGAAAGGTCTGTTAATAAAAAATGGGCCAAAATTTAA